In Vitis vinifera cultivar Pinot Noir 40024 chromosome 11, ASM3070453v1, a genomic segment contains:
- the LOC100246157 gene encoding putative serine/threonine-protein kinase isoform X3 has protein sequence MPRLLAEEAKDFCSGNLRTVGQFDFRSLKKATKNFHPSNLLGRGGFGPVYRGKLRDGKLVAVKKLSLDKSQQGEAEFLAEVKMITSIQHKNLVRLLGCCSDGPQRLLVYEYMKNRSLDLIIYERNDQFLNWNTRFQIILGIARGLQYLHEDSHLRIVHRDIKASNILLDDRFQPRIGDFGLARFFPEDEAYLSTAFAGTLGYTAPEYAIRGELSEKADIYSFGVLVLEIIGCRKNTDLTLSSEMQYLPEYAWKLYEKSRVIDLVDPRIQEDGFVENHVLQVNHVLQVIHVALFCLQPYANLRPPMSEVVAVLTCRADMVGTPMKPAFLDRKQDKNISSDTISEAFPSPLHSDSPSSSQQPKISEAFPSPLHSDSPSSSQQPKISEAFPSPLHGDSPSSSQQPK, from the exons ATGCCTCGCCTCCTAGCAGAAG AAGCCAAAGATTTTTGTAGTGGAAATCTTCGAACAGTAGGCCAATTTGACTTCCGCTCATTAAAGAAGGCCACAAAGAACTTTCACCCCAGTAATCTTCTAGGAAGAGGTGGATTTGGGCCTGTTTATCGG GGAAAATTAAGAGATGGAAAGTTGGTGGCTGTAAAGAAATTATCTCTTGACAAGTCCCAGCAAGGAGAAGCAGAGTTCCTTGCAGAGGTGAAGATGATCACAAGCATCCAACACAAGAATCTGGTTCGTCTTCTTGGATGTTGCTCAGATGGGCCTCAAAGGTTGCTTGTGTATGAATACATGAAAAATAGGAGCTTGGACCTCATCATATATG AAAGAAATGATCAGTTCCTGAATTGGAATACTCGATTCCAAATAATACTTGGCATTGCTCGAGGATTGCAGTACCTACATGAAGATTCACACCTGAGAATTGTTCACAGAGATATCAAAGCAAGCAACATTCTTCTTGATGACAGATTTCAACCAAGGATTGGAGATTTTGGGCTGGCTAGGTTCTTCCCAGAGGACGAGGCTTATCTCAGCACTGCCTTTGCTGGAACTCT AGGTTATACAGCACCTGAATATGCCATTAGAGGAGAATTGTCTGAAAAGGCTGACATCTACAGCTTTGGAGTTTTGGTACTTGAAATCATCGGCTGCAGGAAAAACACCGATCTTACTTTATCATCAGAAATGCAATATCTCCCTGAATAT GCTTGGAAGCTATATGAGAAGTCCAGGGTGATTGATCTGGTAGATCCAAGAATTCAAGAAGATGGGTTTGTGGAGAACCATGTGTTGCAAGTAAACCATGTGTTGCAAGTAATCCATGTGGCCTTGTTTTGTCTTCAACCTTATGCAAACTTGAGACCGCCAATGTCAGAGGTCGTAGCAGTGTTAACATGCAGAGCTGATATGGTTGGAACACCCATGAAACCGGCCTTTTTGGACCGCAAGCAGGACAAGAACATCTCTTCGGATACTATTTCAGAGGCTTTCCCTTCTCCTCTGCACAGTGATTCTCCTTCCTCATCTCAACAGCCAAAGATTTCAGAGGCTTTCCCTTCTCCTCTGCACAGTGATTCTCCTTCCTCATCTCAACAGCCAAAGATTTCAGAGGCTTTCCCTTCTCCTCTGCACGGTGATTCTCCTTCCTCATCTCAACAGCCAAAGTGA
- the LOC100246157 gene encoding cold-responsive protein kinase 1 isoform X2: MPRLLAEGCRPPHHSPALFFFLVAAVVLLIFLILILVSWKFKNLAELKKLVTETKRLQEAKDFCSGNLRTVGQFDFRSLKKATKNFHPSNLLGRGGFGPVYRGKLRDGKLVAVKKLSLDKSQQGEAEFLAEVKMITSIQHKNLVRLLGCCSDGPQRLLVYEYMKNRSLDLIIYERNDQFLNWNTRFQIILGIARGLQYLHEDSHLRIVHRDIKASNILLDDRFQPRIGDFGLARFFPEDEAYLSTAFAGTLGYTAPEYAIRGELSEKADIYSFGVLVLEIIGCRKNTDLTLSSEMQYLPEYAWKLYEKSRVIDLVDPRIQEDGFVENHVLQVNHVLQVIHVALFCLQPYANLRPPMSEVVAVLTCRADMVGTPMKPAFLDRKQDKNISSDTISEAFPSPLHSDSPSSSQQPKISEAFPSPLHSDSPSSSQQPKISEAFPSPLHGDSPSSSQQPK, translated from the exons ATGCCTCGCCTCCTAGCAGAAG GCTGCCGACCACCGCATCATTCTCCAGCTTTATTCTTTTTCCTAGTAGCAGCAGTTGTGCTTCTAATATTTCTGATTCTCATTTTAGTCtcatggaaatttaaaaatttagcaGAGCTGAAGAAGTTGGTTACAGAAACTAAAAGGCTTCAAG AAGCCAAAGATTTTTGTAGTGGAAATCTTCGAACAGTAGGCCAATTTGACTTCCGCTCATTAAAGAAGGCCACAAAGAACTTTCACCCCAGTAATCTTCTAGGAAGAGGTGGATTTGGGCCTGTTTATCGG GGAAAATTAAGAGATGGAAAGTTGGTGGCTGTAAAGAAATTATCTCTTGACAAGTCCCAGCAAGGAGAAGCAGAGTTCCTTGCAGAGGTGAAGATGATCACAAGCATCCAACACAAGAATCTGGTTCGTCTTCTTGGATGTTGCTCAGATGGGCCTCAAAGGTTGCTTGTGTATGAATACATGAAAAATAGGAGCTTGGACCTCATCATATATG AAAGAAATGATCAGTTCCTGAATTGGAATACTCGATTCCAAATAATACTTGGCATTGCTCGAGGATTGCAGTACCTACATGAAGATTCACACCTGAGAATTGTTCACAGAGATATCAAAGCAAGCAACATTCTTCTTGATGACAGATTTCAACCAAGGATTGGAGATTTTGGGCTGGCTAGGTTCTTCCCAGAGGACGAGGCTTATCTCAGCACTGCCTTTGCTGGAACTCT AGGTTATACAGCACCTGAATATGCCATTAGAGGAGAATTGTCTGAAAAGGCTGACATCTACAGCTTTGGAGTTTTGGTACTTGAAATCATCGGCTGCAGGAAAAACACCGATCTTACTTTATCATCAGAAATGCAATATCTCCCTGAATAT GCTTGGAAGCTATATGAGAAGTCCAGGGTGATTGATCTGGTAGATCCAAGAATTCAAGAAGATGGGTTTGTGGAGAACCATGTGTTGCAAGTAAACCATGTGTTGCAAGTAATCCATGTGGCCTTGTTTTGTCTTCAACCTTATGCAAACTTGAGACCGCCAATGTCAGAGGTCGTAGCAGTGTTAACATGCAGAGCTGATATGGTTGGAACACCCATGAAACCGGCCTTTTTGGACCGCAAGCAGGACAAGAACATCTCTTCGGATACTATTTCAGAGGCTTTCCCTTCTCCTCTGCACAGTGATTCTCCTTCCTCATCTCAACAGCCAAAGATTTCAGAGGCTTTCCCTTCTCCTCTGCACAGTGATTCTCCTTCCTCATCTCAACAGCCAAAGATTTCAGAGGCTTTCCCTTCTCCTCTGCACGGTGATTCTCCTTCCTCATCTCAACAGCCAAAGTGA
- the LOC100246157 gene encoding cold-responsive protein kinase 1 isoform X1, which produces MPRLLAEVTSPSLSKLQMSGCRPPHHSPALFFFLVAAVVLLIFLILILVSWKFKNLAELKKLVTETKRLQEAKDFCSGNLRTVGQFDFRSLKKATKNFHPSNLLGRGGFGPVYRGKLRDGKLVAVKKLSLDKSQQGEAEFLAEVKMITSIQHKNLVRLLGCCSDGPQRLLVYEYMKNRSLDLIIYERNDQFLNWNTRFQIILGIARGLQYLHEDSHLRIVHRDIKASNILLDDRFQPRIGDFGLARFFPEDEAYLSTAFAGTLGYTAPEYAIRGELSEKADIYSFGVLVLEIIGCRKNTDLTLSSEMQYLPEYAWKLYEKSRVIDLVDPRIQEDGFVENHVLQVNHVLQVIHVALFCLQPYANLRPPMSEVVAVLTCRADMVGTPMKPAFLDRKQDKNISSDTISEAFPSPLHSDSPSSSQQPKISEAFPSPLHSDSPSSSQQPKISEAFPSPLHGDSPSSSQQPK; this is translated from the exons ATGCCTCGCCTCCTAGCAGAAG TGACCTCACCATCACTCTCTAAACTACAAATGTCAGGCTGCCGACCACCGCATCATTCTCCAGCTTTATTCTTTTTCCTAGTAGCAGCAGTTGTGCTTCTAATATTTCTGATTCTCATTTTAGTCtcatggaaatttaaaaatttagcaGAGCTGAAGAAGTTGGTTACAGAAACTAAAAGGCTTCAAG AAGCCAAAGATTTTTGTAGTGGAAATCTTCGAACAGTAGGCCAATTTGACTTCCGCTCATTAAAGAAGGCCACAAAGAACTTTCACCCCAGTAATCTTCTAGGAAGAGGTGGATTTGGGCCTGTTTATCGG GGAAAATTAAGAGATGGAAAGTTGGTGGCTGTAAAGAAATTATCTCTTGACAAGTCCCAGCAAGGAGAAGCAGAGTTCCTTGCAGAGGTGAAGATGATCACAAGCATCCAACACAAGAATCTGGTTCGTCTTCTTGGATGTTGCTCAGATGGGCCTCAAAGGTTGCTTGTGTATGAATACATGAAAAATAGGAGCTTGGACCTCATCATATATG AAAGAAATGATCAGTTCCTGAATTGGAATACTCGATTCCAAATAATACTTGGCATTGCTCGAGGATTGCAGTACCTACATGAAGATTCACACCTGAGAATTGTTCACAGAGATATCAAAGCAAGCAACATTCTTCTTGATGACAGATTTCAACCAAGGATTGGAGATTTTGGGCTGGCTAGGTTCTTCCCAGAGGACGAGGCTTATCTCAGCACTGCCTTTGCTGGAACTCT AGGTTATACAGCACCTGAATATGCCATTAGAGGAGAATTGTCTGAAAAGGCTGACATCTACAGCTTTGGAGTTTTGGTACTTGAAATCATCGGCTGCAGGAAAAACACCGATCTTACTTTATCATCAGAAATGCAATATCTCCCTGAATAT GCTTGGAAGCTATATGAGAAGTCCAGGGTGATTGATCTGGTAGATCCAAGAATTCAAGAAGATGGGTTTGTGGAGAACCATGTGTTGCAAGTAAACCATGTGTTGCAAGTAATCCATGTGGCCTTGTTTTGTCTTCAACCTTATGCAAACTTGAGACCGCCAATGTCAGAGGTCGTAGCAGTGTTAACATGCAGAGCTGATATGGTTGGAACACCCATGAAACCGGCCTTTTTGGACCGCAAGCAGGACAAGAACATCTCTTCGGATACTATTTCAGAGGCTTTCCCTTCTCCTCTGCACAGTGATTCTCCTTCCTCATCTCAACAGCCAAAGATTTCAGAGGCTTTCCCTTCTCCTCTGCACAGTGATTCTCCTTCCTCATCTCAACAGCCAAAGATTTCAGAGGCTTTCCCTTCTCCTCTGCACGGTGATTCTCCTTCCTCATCTCAACAGCCAAAGTGA